In Beutenbergia cavernae DSM 12333, the DNA window GCGGGTCGGGCTGTCCGGCCGCGGCGAGGAGGTCGGAGTTCACGTAGATGCCGAACGGGCTGTTGGAGAACGGGTAGCCGTACACGTTGTCGTCGGCCGACCACAGCTCCATCGCGCCCGGGAGCAGGTCGTCGAACTCGTACCCGGACGTGTCCGTGAACGTCGCCGTGACGTCCGAGAAGACGCCGGCGTCGACGAACTGCGCCGCGTAGGCCTCGGTCACCCACGCCAGGTCCGGGGCGTCGCCGCCGGCGATCTGCGTGGTGAGGGCGCCGACGTAGTCCCCGCCGGTGATCGGCTCGAACGTCACGCTGCTCACGAGGTCGGGGTTGGCCTCGATGTACGCGTCCGCGATCTCCTCGAAGATCGCGTGGTGGCCCTCGTTCGCGCTCCACATGACCATGCGGAGGTCGACGGGACCGTCGGCATCGCCTCCGCCACCGTCGCCGCCGCTGCCGCACGCGGTCAGCACCAGCGCGCCGGCGCTGAGGGCGGCGCCGACGACCAGGGCCCTGCGGCGGATCGTGGGGTGCTTCATGTCCTGCGTGAACGGTGACGTCATCGTCCAGGTCCTCCCGACAGCGGTGTTCAGGAAGCAGGTCGTTCTCCTGCTGGCTGCGACTGTACGTCGCCGCCCCGAAACTGTCTAGAGAAGTTCGGAAGAATTTTCGCGCCGCGCGGAGGCGCTCTTCACCGCTCCGGCGGAGGCGCCGTGGAGCCGCGCACGACGAGGCGCGTCGCGAGCTCGGTGTGGTGCGGTCGGCCGGTCGCACCCCCGAGCAGCGCCACGATCGTCTCGACCGCTGTCGCGCCCATCTGCTCCAGCGGCTGCCGGACCGACGTGAGCTGCGGCGAGGACATCTGCGCCATGATCAGGTCGTCGAACCCCACGACGCTGAGGTCCTCGGGCACGCGCAGCCCCGCACGCCGCGCGGCCTCCAGCACGCCGAGCGCCTGGAAGTCCGAGGCCGCGAAGATCGCCGTCGGCCGCGCTTTCCCGGCCAGCAGCTGCGCCCCGAGCTCGAGTCCCGAGTCGTACGTGAAGTCGCCGGGGAGCACGCGGGCGGGCGCGTGGTCGCCCTCGAACCCGTTGAGCGCCGCGCGGTACCCGGAGACCCGGGCCCGGCTGGCCATGGTCTGCGGCAGGCCCGAGAGCATCGCCACGTCGCGATGACCCAGGTCGAGCAGGTGCTCGGTCGCCCCGAGGCCGCCCGCCCAGTTCGTGGCGCCCACGCTGAACGTCGCCTCGTCGGGGTTGTTCACGGCGTCGATGACCACGAGCGCGAGCCCGTGGTGGGCGACGCGGGCGCGCTGGGCCTCGTCGAGCATCGACGTGATCGCGATGATGCCCCGACGCCCCGCGGCGTGGATCTCGTCGATCCAGCGCAGGTCGGCGGCGTCGTCCGGATGCCGCGCGACGGTGACGTCGACCTGCACCGGCCCGGCGGCGTCGACGGCGCCCCGGATGACGTCGAGCGTGTACGGCGAGTGCATGTCGCGGGCCAGGATCGCCACGGGCATGAGCGAGCCGCGGCGCTTCTTCGTGGCGACGTACCCGCGCTCGGACAGGATCCGCTCGACCCGCTCGCGCGTCACGTCGGAGACGTCGACGCTGCCGTTCGCGACCTTCGACACGGTCGAGATCGAGACCCCGGCGATCTCCGCGACCTCGGCAAGAGAGGGCTTCTTCCGTCTCGTCGACCGATCCGCCATGATCGGCTCCTCTCTGTGCGCGTCCTCGGGCCGCAAGTCTACCGAAGAATTCTACGAAAACCCGTGTAGCGTTGTCGGGCAGGTGCCCGGCCCCGCATCGTCGGGAAGCATCGCACAGGCATTCGACGAGGAAGTGGGTTCGACGTGGAGCTTCGGGCAGACGTAGCCGTCATCGGTGGAGGGCTCGGCGGCGTCTCGGCCGCGCTGGCCGCGCTGCAAGCGGGCCGCCGGGTGGTCATCACGGATCCGACCCGGTGGCTGGGCGGGCAGCTGACGAGCCAGCTCGTGCCCAGCGACGAGCACCGGTACATCGAGGACGACGGCGCGAACCGTTCGTACCGCGATTTCCGGGATGCGCTGCGCGAGTACTACCGCCGGCACTACCCGCTCACCGACGCGGCACGAGCAGACCCGCACCTCAACCCCGGCCACGCGTGGGTCAGCCCGGTCAGCCTCGACCCGCGCGTCGCCGTCGCCGTCATCGACGACCTGCTCGCGCCGTACCGCAGCTCCGACCGCCTCGTCGTGCTCATGGAGACCGAGCCGGTCGAGGTGGCGACGGACGGCGACCTCGTGACGGGCGTCGTCGTCCGTTCGGCGTCGGGTGAGCTGACTTCGATCACGGCGCCGTACTACCTCGACGCGACGGAGCTCGGCGATCTGCTGGAGCTGGGCGGCGTCGAGCACAGGTCGGGCCGGGAGTCCCGGGAGCAGACCGGCGAGCCGGGCGCCGCCGACACCGCCGACCCCACCGACATGCAGGGCGTGAGCTGGTGCTTCGCGATCGACCACCTCGAGGGCGAGGACCACACGATCGAGCGCCCGGATGACTACGCCTACTGGCGTGACCTGCGCCCGCCGCAGCTCGGCGGACGCCACATCCTGGGATGGGGCGACCCGGTGAAGGCCGACGGCAGCCCGGGCCGGAGGTGGGCGTTCACCCCGAATCTGGACGACGACGAGATCGACCTCGACCACCGGAACATGGGCCTGGCGCCCGAGCTGTGGAACTACCGGCGCATCGCAGCGCGACGGAACTTCACGCCGGGCTTCTACCGCAGCGACGTCGTCGTCGTGAACTGGCCGATGAACGACTACGTGGGCGGGGCGCTCTTCGGTGTGCCGGATGCCCAGCAGCACTGGGACGGGGCGAAGGCGCTGAGCCGCTCCCTCCTCTACTGGCTGCAGACGGACGCGCCGCGGGCCGACGGCGGGACCGGCTGGCCGGGGATGCGCCTCCGGGGCGACGTCGCCGGCACCGACGACGGCTTCGCCATGTACCCCTACATCCGCGAGTCGCGCCGGATCCTGGCGCTGAAGACGATCGTCGAGCAGGAGGTCTCCACCGCGTTCCGCGGCGACGGCGGTGCCGAGCGCTACCCGGACACGGTCGGCGTCGGGCACTACTACTGGATCGACCGGCACGCGACCACGGTGCGCGGCACCTCTCCGGGTGGCACCCCGCACCCGTTCGAGATCCCGCTGCGTTCCCTCATCCCCCAGCGCGTGCGGAACCTGCTCCCGGCGTGCAAGAACATCGGGACCACGCAGATCACGAACGGGTGCTACCGGCTGCATCCGGTGGAGTGGAGCATCGGCGAGGCGGTCGGCGCGCTCGCGGCGCACTGTCTCGACACCGGGACGGAGCCGCACGCCGTCGCCGGGGACGACGACGGCGTGGCCGCCTTCCAGCGCGTGCTCACCGCCTGCGGGGTTCAGCTGCGATGGGATGAGACCAAGCGCTGGTGACGGCGCGAACGCTCGGCACCCCCTGAGCTGATCCGGCGACGTTCGAGGAGCCCGCATGGTCACGGCCCGTATCACGGTCGATCGGGATTTCACCGTCGGTCTGGTACCGCGGCGCTTGTTCGGGAGCTTCGTGGAGCACATGGGGCGGTGTGTGTACTCGGGGATCTATGAGCCGGGGCACCCGACCGCGACGCCGGAGGGGTTCCGGCAGGACGTGCTGGACCTGACCAGGGAGCTGGGGGTCACGGTGGTGCGCTACCCGGGTGGGAACTTCGTGTCCGGGTATGACTGGGAGGACGGCGTCGGGCCTGTCGATCAGCGGCCGCGGCGGCTGGACGCGGCGTGGCACTCGGTGGAGACGAACGCGTTCGGGCTGCACGAGTTCGTCGCGTGGGCGGGGACGGCGGACGTGGAGGTGATGGAGGCGGTGAACCTCGGCACGCGCGGCGTGGACGAGGCGCGGCGCCTCGTGGAGTACGCGAACCATCCGGGTGGCACGGCGCTGTCGGACCTGCGCCGTGCGAACGGGGCGGAGGAGCCGTTCGGCATATCGCTGTGGTGTCTGGGGAACGAGATGGACGGGCCGTGGCAGATCGGGCACAAGACGGCGGAGGAGTACGGGCACCTCGCGGTGGAGACGGCGAAGGCGATGCGGTGGGTGGATCCCGGGCTGGAGCTCGTCGCGGTCGGCAGCTCCGGGCGCGGGATGCCGACGTTCGGCGACTGGGAGCGGGTCGTGCTGCGCCACGCCTACTCGGAGGTCGACTACATCTCGCTGCACGCGTACTACGGCGAGAGCGACGGTGACGCGGCGAGCTATCTCGCCTCCGGGGTCGACATGGACCGGTTCATCGACGGCGTGGTCGCGACGGTCGACGCGGAGCGCGCCCGGGGCAAGCACCGCAAGGTCGTCAACCTCTCGTTCGACGAGTGGAACGTGCTCCACCCGCCCGCCGGCGACGACGCTCCGGCCGACGTTCCGGCCGACTGGCCCGAGCACCCACCGATCGCCGAGCACACATACGACGTGACGGACGCCGTCGTCGTCGGCACCCTGCTGCATTCCCTGTTGCGCCACGGCGACCGCGTGACCGTCGCGAACCAGGCCATCCTCGTGAACGTCCTGGGCCCCATCCGGAGCGAGGAAGGTGGCCCGGCGTGGCGGCAGGCGACCTTCTGGCCGTTCGCCCGGACCGCGGCCCTGGCACGCGGGGCGATCCTGCGCACGGCGGTGACGAGCGAGCGCGCGGAGACGGAGAAGCACGGCGAGGTCGACGTCGTCGACGCCGCCGCCACCTGGGACGCCGAACGCGGGCGGGTGGCCCTGTTCCTCGCCAATCGGGATCTGGCCGCCGATGCTGCCGTCGAGCTCGTGCTGCGCGGTCTGGACGTGACGCGTGTCGTGAGCGCCGAGGTGCTGGCCGGCCCGGACGGCGACCGGACCGTGACGAACGACGTCGAGAACCCGGAGCGGGTCGGCCTGCGGCCGCTCGACGGCGTCCTCGCCGACGGGGACGCCGTCCGCGTGAGGCTGCCGCCCGTGTCCTGGGCCGTCGTCGAGCTCGAGGTCACGACCGCCTGACGGCCCAACCCAGTCGAGAGAGGGTGGGTGCCGGCCGCCTACGTCACTGATCCACCCAGCGGATCAGTGACGTAGGCCGGGGCGTGGGGGGTGCCGGACTACGTCACTGATCCACCCAGCGGATCAGTGACGTAGGCCGCGGCGTGGGGGGTGCCGGACTACGTCAGTGACCCACCCAGCGGGTCAGTGACGTAGGGGAGGTGGTGGGTGTCGGACTGCGTCAGTGACCCACCCAGCGGGTCAGTGACGTACGGCGCCGACACAGAGGCCGGCCCGACCCGCGCCGCACGGCTTGCCTGGACCGGCGCCGGCCACGGCGCCTCGACCTCAGTGGGACTCGCGGCCCACCCGGTGCCCGCTCGAGCCGACGAGGAAGTCGAGGTCCGCTCCGGTGTCGGCCTGCTGCACGTGGTCGACGTACAGACGCTCCCAGCCGCGCGCCGGCGCGGCGAAGGAGGCGAGCGCGGCCGGAGCGGGCTCGCGCGCGTCCAGCTCGACCGGTGCACCGTCGGGACCGACGACGTCGAGCCGCCGCCCCGGCACGTCGAGGCGGACGAGGTCGCCCGTCCGGATGCGGGCGAGCGGCCCGCCCGCCGCGGCCTCCGGCGTCACGTGCAGCACCACCGTCCCGTACGCGGTCCCGCTCATCCGCCCGTCGCAGATGCGCACCATGTCGCGGACGCCCGCCTCGACGAGCTTCTTCGGCATCGGCATGTTCGACACCTCGGGCATGCCTGGGTACCCGCGCGGCCCGCAGCCGCGGAGCACGAGCACGCTCGAGGGGTCGACGTCGAGGTCCGGGTCGTCCAGCCGCGCGTGCAGGTCCTCGATCGAGTCGAAGACGACGGCGCGGCCGGTGTGCTGCAGGAGCTCCGGCGTCGCGGCGGCCGGCTTGACGATCGCACCGCCCGGGGCGAGGTTCCCGCGCAGGACGGCGATCCCGGCGTCGGGCTGGACCGGCTCGGCGATCGTGCGGATGACCTCGCGGTCCCACACGTCGGCGTCGTCGAGGTAGTCCACCAGCGGCTTGCCGGTGACGGTGAGCGCGGCCGGGTCGAGCAGGTCGCGCACCTCGCGCAGCACGGCGTGCAGGCCGCCGGCCCGGTAGAGGTCGTCCATGAGGAAGCGGCCCGCCGGCTGCAGGTCGACGAGCAGCGGCACGTGCGAGCCGATCCGGTCGAAGTCGTCGACGGTGAGGTCGATGCCGAGCCGCCCGGCGATGGCGAGCAGGTGCACGACGGCGTTCGTCGAGCCGCCGATCGCGGCCAGCGTCACGATCGCGTTGTGGAAGGAGGCCTTCGTGAGGACGTCGGCCGGGCCGCGGTCCGCGGCGACGAGCTCGACGGCGAGCCGCCCGGTCGCGTGCGCGCCCTCGAGCAGCCGGCTGTCCGGCGCGGGCGTGCCGGCCAGGCCCGGGAGCACCATGCCCAGCGCCTCGGCCAGGAGGCCCATGGTCGACGCCGTGCCCATCGTGTTGCAGTGCCCGCGGCTGCGGATCATCGCCGATTCGCTGCGCGTGAACTGTTCCTCTGACAGCGTGCCGGCGCGCACCTCCTCGGAGAGGCGCCACACGTCCGTCCCGCAGCCGAGCGCGACTCCCTGGAACGTCCCGGTGAGCATGGGGCCGCCGGGGACGACGACGGCGGGCAGTCCCACGGACGACGCGCCCATGAGCAGCGCGGGGATCGTCTTGTCGCACCCGCCGAGGAGGACGACGCCGTCGATCGGGTTGCCGCGGATCATCTCCTCCACGGCCATCGCCGACATGTTCCGCCAGAGCATCGCCGTGGGCCGCATCTGCGTCTCGCCCAACGACGGCACCGGCATGACGAGCGGCACGCCCCCGGCCGCCAGGACGCCGTCGGCCACGCTGCGGGCGACCTCGGTGAGGTGCGCGTTGCACGGCGACAGGTCCGACGCGGTGTTCGCGATGGCGACGTGCGGGTGGGTGCCGTCGAACGCGTCGTTCGGCAGACCTCGCCGCATCCACGCACGGTGGATGTAGGCGTCCCGGCCCTGCCCGGCGTACCACTGCTGGCTGCGCAGCTGCTTCATCGACGCTGTCCCTCGCTCCCGGAGTCGTGCGCCCTAAGGTTGGCACGGTTACCGTCCCCGACGCCCCAGGAGCCCAGCCCGTGAACGGCAGGCCGCGGTCATGAAGGCTCTGGTGCTCACCGGCCCGCACGCGTGGGCGGTCGAGGACGTCCGGGAGCCGGTGGCCGGCCCGGGGCAGGTGGTCGTCGACGTCGCCCGCGTCGGTGTGTGCGGCACCGACCTCGAGCTGTTCAGCGGCGACATGGCCTACCTCCGCGACGGCCAGGCCGCGTACCCGCTGCGGCCGGGCCACGAGTGGTGCGGCACCGTGAGCGAGGTGGGCGACGGCGTCGACGGCGGCCTGGAGGGTCGGCGCGTCACCGGCGACACGATGCTCGGCTGCGGGACGTGCGCGCGGTGCCGCGCCGGTCGGCACCACGTCTGCGCGAACCGGTACGAGATCGGGATCCGCGGCGGGTGGCACGGCGCGCTCGCCGAGCGGCTGCTCGTGCCGGCGAACGCGCTGCACCGCTTGCCGGACGCCGTCGACGACGTCGTCGGCGCCCTGGTGGAGCCCGGCGGGAACGCGCTGCGCGCCGTGCGTGCCGCGGCGACCGGACCGGGGGAGCCGCTGCTCGTGGTCGGCCCCGGGACGATCGGGCTCCTCGCGGCGCTGTTCGCGCGGGACGCGGGCGCCGACGTCCACCTGCTCGGCGTCGACGACCGCTCGCTCGCCTTCGCGCGCTCGCTCGGCTTCGCGCAGGCGTGGACGACGGCGTCGCTCCCCGAGCTGCCGTGGGCGGCCGTGATCGACGCGTCCACGGGGCACGACGTGCCGCGCCGGGCGGTCGAGCTCGTGGAGCCGGCCGGGCGGGTCGTGCTCATCGGGATCTCCGACGCCCCGAGCACGCTCGACACACGCGAGCTGCCGCTGCGGGACCTGACGGTCGTCGGCATCCTCGGCGGGTCGGCGGGGCTGGCCGGCGCGATCGAGCGGTACGCGAGCGGCGCCGTCGACCCCGGCCCGCTGGTCGCGGCGACGGTGGGGCTCGGAGAGGCCGGCGACGTGCTGGGCGGTTGGCGCCCGGACGACGCCGGGCCGGGGCCGAAGCTGCACGTCGACCCGCGGCGCTGACTCGCCGGCGGTCTGCCGTCTCAGACGTCGACGACGAGCCCGAGCCCCGCGGCGATCGCGATGGCCTGATCGGCGGTGATCGTGGCGCCGCGGAGCGTGACGACCCGCGGATCGATCTCGCCGAGAGCGCTGCCCCGCAGGTCGGCGTCGGTGAAGTCGGCGCCGTGCAGCCACGAGCCCGAGAGGTCGCACCCCGCGAACACCGAGCGCGCGCACCGCGCGTGGGTGAGGTCGGACTCGCGCAGCCGCACGCCGGTGAACTCGACCCCTTCGAGGTCGGCGCCCGGGAACCCGGCGAACGACCAGTCGCCGCGGTCCACCTTCATGATCCCGAAGCTGCACCCGTCGAACATCGCGCCCACCAGCTTGCAGCCCGTGAACGTCGCGTCGAAGAAGTTGCAGCGGCGGAACGTGCAGTTCACGAACGCCGTGGAGGCGTGGTGCGACACGTTGAACGCGACGTTGGAGAAGACGCACTCCGAGAACACCGTGCCGCGCGTGGACGCCTCGGTGAGGTCGACATCGACGAACCGGACGCCGGCGTACTGCTCGGCGCCGACCTCGCGGCCGTACCAGTCCTCACCGCGGACGGTGGTCGTGGTCTCGGGATCGGGTGAGCCGCCTCGTCGTTCCGCCATGCGTGCAGTAGAGCACCGCCCACCCACGCCGTCAGCGCATCGTGACCGTGACGAGGCAGAGCGCCGCGACCCACGCCCACCCGGCCACGATGTAGAGCCGCTGGACGAGGCCGACGCGCCGGCTCTCCCGCTCCCACAGCACGCCGAACCGGTACGACGCCACGCCGAGCCCCACGGCAGCGACGCCGCTGACGATGGCGAACGCCGGCACCGCATCGGCGTACGCGAACGCCGCCGTGACGCACGCGACCGGGAGCGCCGCGAACACGACGGCGCCCGCCTGGTCGTGCCGCTCGTGCGCACGGCTGAACGTCGTCGGGTGCGCCGGCGCTCCCGGCGGGTAGTCGCGCATCGGGTCCATCGACCACACGCCGGACGCCGCGAGCGCCACGCCGAACGCCGCGATCACGACTCCGGTGGCTCGCCCCGGGAAGCCGTCGAGGGCCAGCGCGACGCCGACGCCGCCGGCCGCCGTTGCCGCGCCGGAGGTCACGAAGTTCCACCGCTGGATCCAGCCGCGTGGCCCGAGCGCCAGCGCGCTCACGGCGTGCTCCGCGGGGCGGTAGCCCGGGCGGGTGGCGCCGTCGACCGTGAACACGACGACGAACAGGACGGCCCCGACGGCGCCGCACGTCAGCAGGGCGTCGATCACGGAGGGCTCCCGGTGCGGCGGCGGCTGTCGCGTCGACCGTAGCCCGGCGCCCTGCCTGGGCACCTGTGCCGGAAGTCATGGGTGAACGCCCGGGGCGCCCCGGGGTGCGGGGCGTGCTCAGCCGCCGTGCACGTGACGCCGTCGGCGGTGCGTGGTGTGCTGGGCGGGTGATCGTGCGAGACATGACGGCCGGCGAGCTCGACGTCGTGGGGGCGCTGCG includes these proteins:
- a CDS encoding LacI family DNA-binding transcriptional regulator, producing MADRSTRRKKPSLAEVAEIAGVSISTVSKVANGSVDVSDVTRERVERILSERGYVATKKRRGSLMPVAILARDMHSPYTLDVIRGAVDAAGPVQVDVTVARHPDDAADLRWIDEIHAAGRRGIIAITSMLDEAQRARVAHHGLALVVIDAVNNPDEATFSVGATNWAGGLGATEHLLDLGHRDVAMLSGLPQTMASRARVSGYRAALNGFEGDHAPARVLPGDFTYDSGLELGAQLLAGKARPTAIFAASDFQALGVLEAARRAGLRVPEDLSVVGFDDLIMAQMSSPQLTSVRQPLEQMGATAVETIVALLGGATGRPHHTELATRLVVRGSTAPPPER
- a CDS encoding FAD-dependent oxidoreductase produces the protein MELRADVAVIGGGLGGVSAALAALQAGRRVVITDPTRWLGGQLTSQLVPSDEHRYIEDDGANRSYRDFRDALREYYRRHYPLTDAARADPHLNPGHAWVSPVSLDPRVAVAVIDDLLAPYRSSDRLVVLMETEPVEVATDGDLVTGVVVRSASGELTSITAPYYLDATELGDLLELGGVEHRSGRESREQTGEPGAADTADPTDMQGVSWCFAIDHLEGEDHTIERPDDYAYWRDLRPPQLGGRHILGWGDPVKADGSPGRRWAFTPNLDDDEIDLDHRNMGLAPELWNYRRIAARRNFTPGFYRSDVVVVNWPMNDYVGGALFGVPDAQQHWDGAKALSRSLLYWLQTDAPRADGGTGWPGMRLRGDVAGTDDGFAMYPYIRESRRILALKTIVEQEVSTAFRGDGGAERYPDTVGVGHYYWIDRHATTVRGTSPGGTPHPFEIPLRSLIPQRVRNLLPACKNIGTTQITNGCYRLHPVEWSIGEAVGALAAHCLDTGTEPHAVAGDDDGVAAFQRVLTACGVQLRWDETKRW
- a CDS encoding alpha-N-arabinofuranosidase is translated as MVTARITVDRDFTVGLVPRRLFGSFVEHMGRCVYSGIYEPGHPTATPEGFRQDVLDLTRELGVTVVRYPGGNFVSGYDWEDGVGPVDQRPRRLDAAWHSVETNAFGLHEFVAWAGTADVEVMEAVNLGTRGVDEARRLVEYANHPGGTALSDLRRANGAEEPFGISLWCLGNEMDGPWQIGHKTAEEYGHLAVETAKAMRWVDPGLELVAVGSSGRGMPTFGDWERVVLRHAYSEVDYISLHAYYGESDGDAASYLASGVDMDRFIDGVVATVDAERARGKHRKVVNLSFDEWNVLHPPAGDDAPADVPADWPEHPPIAEHTYDVTDAVVVGTLLHSLLRHGDRVTVANQAILVNVLGPIRSEEGGPAWRQATFWPFARTAALARGAILRTAVTSERAETEKHGEVDVVDAAATWDAERGRVALFLANRDLAADAAVELVLRGLDVTRVVSAEVLAGPDGDRTVTNDVENPERVGLRPLDGVLADGDAVRVRLPPVSWAVVELEVTTA
- a CDS encoding dihydroxy-acid dehydratase, which encodes MKQLRSQQWYAGQGRDAYIHRAWMRRGLPNDAFDGTHPHVAIANTASDLSPCNAHLTEVARSVADGVLAAGGVPLVMPVPSLGETQMRPTAMLWRNMSAMAVEEMIRGNPIDGVVLLGGCDKTIPALLMGASSVGLPAVVVPGGPMLTGTFQGVALGCGTDVWRLSEEVRAGTLSEEQFTRSESAMIRSRGHCNTMGTASTMGLLAEALGMVLPGLAGTPAPDSRLLEGAHATGRLAVELVAADRGPADVLTKASFHNAIVTLAAIGGSTNAVVHLLAIAGRLGIDLTVDDFDRIGSHVPLLVDLQPAGRFLMDDLYRAGGLHAVLREVRDLLDPAALTVTGKPLVDYLDDADVWDREVIRTIAEPVQPDAGIAVLRGNLAPGGAIVKPAAATPELLQHTGRAVVFDSIEDLHARLDDPDLDVDPSSVLVLRGCGPRGYPGMPEVSNMPMPKKLVEAGVRDMVRICDGRMSGTAYGTVVLHVTPEAAAGGPLARIRTGDLVRLDVPGRRLDVVGPDGAPVELDAREPAPAALASFAAPARGWERLYVDHVQQADTGADLDFLVGSSGHRVGRESH
- a CDS encoding zinc-dependent alcohol dehydrogenase; the protein is MKALVLTGPHAWAVEDVREPVAGPGQVVVDVARVGVCGTDLELFSGDMAYLRDGQAAYPLRPGHEWCGTVSEVGDGVDGGLEGRRVTGDTMLGCGTCARCRAGRHHVCANRYEIGIRGGWHGALAERLLVPANALHRLPDAVDDVVGALVEPGGNALRAVRAAATGPGEPLLVVGPGTIGLLAALFARDAGADVHLLGVDDRSLAFARSLGFAQAWTTASLPELPWAAVIDASTGHDVPRRAVELVEPAGRVVLIGISDAPSTLDTRELPLRDLTVVGILGGSAGLAGAIERYASGAVDPGPLVAATVGLGEAGDVLGGWRPDDAGPGPKLHVDPRR
- a CDS encoding pentapeptide repeat-containing protein; protein product: MAERRGGSPDPETTTTVRGEDWYGREVGAEQYAGVRFVDVDLTEASTRGTVFSECVFSNVAFNVSHHASTAFVNCTFRRCNFFDATFTGCKLVGAMFDGCSFGIMKVDRGDWSFAGFPGADLEGVEFTGVRLRESDLTHARCARSVFAGCDLSGSWLHGADFTDADLRGSALGEIDPRVVTLRGATITADQAIAIAAGLGLVVDV
- a CDS encoding DUF998 domain-containing protein, with the protein product MIDALLTCGAVGAVLFVVVFTVDGATRPGYRPAEHAVSALALGPRGWIQRWNFVTSGAATAAGGVGVALALDGFPGRATGVVIAAFGVALAASGVWSMDPMRDYPPGAPAHPTTFSRAHERHDQAGAVVFAALPVACVTAAFAYADAVPAFAIVSGVAAVGLGVASYRFGVLWERESRRVGLVQRLYIVAGWAWVAALCLVTVTMR